In the genome of Paenibacillus pabuli, the window TATAGGCACTACATTGGATGAATCCGTGATAACTATAAAAGAATGGAATCAATATGGATTAGGCTCAACTCATCATGGAACAGTTCCAGTGGTTCGTAATACTTTCACAAAAGAGGACGAAGATCTCACACGTGATCATGAGATGAAGGATGATTTGATTTCGGGTGAAAGCAGTTGGCGTACAGTAGACCGAATATATTTTAAAGTCGGAATGAATGAGGAAGAAGGTACTGTCGTATATTGGGGGTGCTCTGTTGACGCCGTTACGCTGGAAGTGCAGCGTTTAATCGAGCTTCTCATTAGTAGTCATAGGGAGCCGGTAGATGAAGAAGAGCCCGTGAAATATGAAAACGATAGAGAGCAGCAGCTTGCTGAATTGGGACAATGGCTTCAAAAGCAAGTTGAGCAAAGTGTTCAGCAGGAACCTATTCCAGATCATTTATCATTGGATGGAGAATTGAATACAGAGAAAATCCCATTTTTGCTGCAATGTGAGACACCTGATGCTCATCGCATTCGTTCCAAGGAATTGAACAAGTTACTCGAGAGCTACTTCGGTGAAGAGATTATACTGATTCCTGTGGGAGCGCAGGAGTGGGTGTTTCTAGGTAATGAACAGATTGTCACAGGCGAGGCAGAAGAGGATACGACAGAAGCCAGAAAGGATTTACTGAATGCATTTTGTCAGGGGTTATATGAATTGGTTGCCAGTGAATGGGCGGGTGTGTTTCATTTGTCTGCATCCTTACCGTGTATCCCTGCAAAGCAGCTATCTCCTGTCACGGCACTTCTTCAAGAGAGTGTTCACTTGGGCCGGGCTTTCCATGTCGCACAACACATCCATCTCCCGTGGGATCTGCACCTCGAACGTTTAGTAGATAGCATCCCTGTGCAACAACGTCTTCGTTTTATACAGGAGACGGGGAAAGGCACTATGCTGTTTAGTGATAGTGAGACACTGGCTACGCTGGAGACTTTCTTCAATCTGGATTGTAATGTCAGCGAGACGGCGAAGAGGCTCTTCATTCACCGAAATACCTTGGTATATCGTTTGGATAAGATCAAACAGGAGATCGGATATGATGTCAGAAACTTCGATAGTGCTGTTCTGGTGCGACTTTTATTGCTTATGTACAAAGTGACGAAAAAGCTTTGATATTTTTGTGCAGTTTGCGAATAGTCAACTATCATGTAAATGGGTTAATATAAAACTACAAAATGTATTCGATTACAAAATGATCTTTGAGGAGGCAATAATCATGGCTGGTGTACGTCTAGAGCATATTTTCAAAAAATACCCGGGTTCTGATAAAGCAACAGTAGTTGATATTAACCTGGACATTAAAGATAAAGAATTTTTGGTACTGGTAGGTCCGTCCGGTTGTGGTAAATCAACAACACTGCGTATGATCGCAGGCCTTGAGGAAATTTCTGAAGGTAAACTCTATATCGGCGACCGTGTCGTGAATGATGTTGCTCCTAAAGACCGCGATATCGCGATGGTATTCCAATCCTATGCCTTGTATCCGCATATGAGCGTATACCAAAACATGGCGTTTGGTTTGAAATTGCGTAAAGTGAAAAAAGACGAGATCGACAAACGTGTACGTGAAGCAGCTAAAATTCTGGATATCGAGCATTTGCTTGAGCGTAAACCTAAGGCTTTGTCCGGTGGTCAACGTCAGCGTGTCGCTCTGGGACGTGCGATCGTCCGTGATCCACAAGTATTCTTGATGGATGAGCCTCTTTCCAACTTGGATGCCAAACTGCGTGGTCAGATGCGTGCTGAGATCACTAAACTTGCGAAACGTTTGGAAACAACTGTTATCTACGTAACGCATGACCAAATCGAAGCAATGACAATGGGTGATCGGATCGTTGTTATGAAGGATGGTATCATCCAACAAGCAGCTTCTCCGGAAGAGCTTTACAACCACCCGGCTAACCTGTTCGTAGCTGGTTTCATCGGTTCCCCGACAATGAACTTTATCTCGGGTAAATTGGCTGAGCAAGGTGCTAGCCTGCATTTCGTAGCTCCTGGTGTGGACGTTGAAATCCCACAAGGTAAAGCACAAGTGCTGAAATCAAGAGGATACATTGGTAAAGAAGTGATTCTGGGTGTTCGTCCAGAAGACATTCACGAAGAGCCAGTATTCCTGGAGGCTTCCCCGAACTCTGTATTCTCTACACACGTAGATGTAACAGAGAACCTGGGTCACGAAATGCTCCTCTACTTGAGCGGTGTAGGTAACGACACTACAATCGCACGTGTAGACGGACGTTCCAACACTCGTGATGGTTCCACAGTCAAAATGGCAATTGACATGAACAAAGTTCATATCTTTGATAAAGAGACTGAAGTAAACGTTCTTCTTCAAGACTAATAATACTGGGATTCATCGGTAACGATGGAATCTGTCAGTTAACGCAATCATACATTGTAATCAGAGCCCCTTCCGTTATTGCTGGAAGGGGCTTTTTTGACTCATCGGTGAGTGAAGCCAAGATTGCATTCATCCCGGAATTCATTTAAGATTATTTGAAGGTTAGATGCTGTAACAAACAACATGAATGCGCTATTAATGTAATGGAATGACGCTAAGGCTGATGTACATAGAGGGCAGCGAATGCTGAAAGGAAGAGACAAATGGCGAAAAAAGTGAAAGTATCTGAATTGGTACAACAGTTCCAGTTGGAGGTTGTGTCTGGATCTCACGGACTGAAGAGAGTCATTACTGTAGACGATTTGAACCGTCCTGGCCTGGAAATGGCCGGTTATTTTGAATATCATCCACAAGAACGGGTGCAGCTGCTTGGTAGAACAGAGCTGGCCTTTTTTTCCATGCTGCCTGAAGCAGAGCGTCGTGACCGGATGCAGCGCCTGTGCACGGAAGAAACGCCTTGTATATTGGTGACTCGTGGACTG includes:
- a CDS encoding PucR family transcriptional regulator produces the protein MKLIPDLKQQIEAIIGTTLDESVITIKEWNQYGLGSTHHGTVPVVRNTFTKEDEDLTRDHEMKDDLISGESSWRTVDRIYFKVGMNEEEGTVVYWGCSVDAVTLEVQRLIELLISSHREPVDEEEPVKYENDREQQLAELGQWLQKQVEQSVQQEPIPDHLSLDGELNTEKIPFLLQCETPDAHRIRSKELNKLLESYFGEEIILIPVGAQEWVFLGNEQIVTGEAEEDTTEARKDLLNAFCQGLYELVASEWAGVFHLSASLPCIPAKQLSPVTALLQESVHLGRAFHVAQHIHLPWDLHLERLVDSIPVQQRLRFIQETGKGTMLFSDSETLATLETFFNLDCNVSETAKRLFIHRNTLVYRLDKIKQEIGYDVRNFDSAVLVRLLLLMYKVTKKL
- a CDS encoding ABC transporter ATP-binding protein, with protein sequence MAGVRLEHIFKKYPGSDKATVVDINLDIKDKEFLVLVGPSGCGKSTTLRMIAGLEEISEGKLYIGDRVVNDVAPKDRDIAMVFQSYALYPHMSVYQNMAFGLKLRKVKKDEIDKRVREAAKILDIEHLLERKPKALSGGQRQRVALGRAIVRDPQVFLMDEPLSNLDAKLRGQMRAEITKLAKRLETTVIYVTHDQIEAMTMGDRIVVMKDGIIQQAASPEELYNHPANLFVAGFIGSPTMNFISGKLAEQGASLHFVAPGVDVEIPQGKAQVLKSRGYIGKEVILGVRPEDIHEEPVFLEASPNSVFSTHVDVTENLGHEMLLYLSGVGNDTTIARVDGRSNTRDGSTVKMAIDMNKVHIFDKETEVNVLLQD